The sequence below is a genomic window from Harmonia axyridis chromosome 1, icHarAxyr1.1, whole genome shotgun sequence.
GGTTGTTTTCTAaatctttcaaaatttttgaagatGATTTGATGGCATAAGTAAGATTTTTTCTTATTGATAtgtgatttttattattttttaattactCAGGAATCAGCATAAAAAGTATAGACTCAAGGTTGAAAATTTACATTAAGTTTTCTATCTTTTACATTATTTCCTTGACTTTATGTTTTGTTTGAAAATACAAATGCCTACACATTTCTGTTGGCCTATCATTTTGAGACAATATTAGTTATCATGTGAACATGATAACTGAATGACTGAATTAACTTAGAAACATCATTTCATAGTTACAGCCGTCTTAAATTTTCTAAAGTAACAACTTTTCGTGAATTTTTTTAGGATTAGAGTATTTTTTAACCTAATCAGTTAAATTTACTCAATTCACTCAATGTTCTCGCAAAAAcgtcaatttttttaagtttgagttCACATTTTCTGGGAAGGTGatgtatcgaaaaaaatgagcTTTTTAGCGAATGTTTTTTGggaagaataaaaatatttgacaGAGGTAATTCTCGTCATGTAAATTATAATCCAATTTTCTTCAGAATGATGAATTTTTATAATCGACATACAAACAACATTAATTTGTTGTAGTTGAAATGAAAATCTTTACAAAACAGCTgtcaaattaaataattatgtaATAAATGCGAAATTTGGGacgttttttggttttttttaggTATGAAACACTAACCTACAGTTATTTTGTATCAAATACATGTTATTCTAATTTCCACTATTTTATTATgcaaataacaattgtttcgctatacAGTAGCTTTTTCagatcaaattttgaatagcaataaataatttttaggaAATGTTCAACACTGGTGAgttttttaaatcaatttttttttttggttcatttcTTTCTGAGGCTTCTAGGCAGGTAaggattttttattttctatatgaaaaatttcaaaatcgtagTCAAAATGATGTCGTCGTTGTTAAAGGTGGTTGGaataagtttatttttttatgttgttgAGAAAACACATCAGATATTCGTTAATTCTTTGTTGAAGTGATCTCCCTATTTGTcctatatatacctatatattttgGCAATAACTGCATGAAAATTTAAAGAATCCTGATTAATCATATTTTTTgtcataatttttaattaatttattgaggTTTAAATTGGTTTTGGATAcctcaaatgaaaattatgcTTTCACCTGCCTTTAGAAGCTTAAGAAATAAACAAACATATTAAAATGAGAATATTGCTCAACGACCAGATATTCATAAAAAGACTTATTTGTTaataattttctaaaaattatttattggtGTAATACCCTTAATGCTTTGTTTTCAACATCTAGGTACCTACCCCTAAATATATGAAATTTGTAGGATAGTTATTCGATATGTAAGTAATCTCAAGAAGATACTGGGTAGCGAAAAAATTGTTGTTCACATAATGAAATAGGGGAAATCAACTTTTATTTAATATCTATTAAATTaagtcaatcaaatatttattttgtagGTATTTGAATGTTAATGTCATTTTCTGAGAGTGCATCAAAGAAAGATTTTTCATAACTCAATAGAATACTAAAATCATCACTAAATTCACAATAAAAACACGAACCGGCAATTTTTCATCCAACTTAACAAAATACAGAAAACTCGAAACTAACCTTATATCGATAACACCAAAACCATCAGTCCTACCAGTCTGCAAAATCATCCTGGTGTCACTATCGCATTGGTAGTAAGGTACACACAAATCCACCCCTCTAGAAGCACCCTCCCCGCATTTCTCTATGGCTCCATACCCCTCAGTCTTCTTCGTGCTAACCTCCTCATACCCATCGGGTACAAACCCAGCTCTACTAGACAATCCCGTTTTGTTTGTACCATTTTTCTGACCGCAAGTACTTGGTACACTCCACACCAAAAAGGCGACTAGACATACGCCAAAGTACATTATGCAATTGAAGGTCGAAAGAACGAACTTGACACCAACAGATGTCTTCTTTTTATGTCGCCCGATTGTGTTTTGTTGGTGAGTTCGAACTGTCTTCTCCCTCCATTTTCCCTATTCAGGTTGCTGGTATCATTAAGGTTGACTTTGAACTGGAAATACCTCATGAATTGTTAATTGGTTTGTTGATTTTCGCCTTGTGGATGGTTGGTATGATCTTATCTGGTCAATTGCAGGTATATGGAGTGAGTCATGGATGCTTGTAGATCCGGTTTTTCGTCTCGATGTTTGGATGAGGATTTGGTACTTGACTTGGTGTCTCTGGTAATTGTTATTGAAGGTTTTGTGGTGGTTTCTGGGTATCTTGGACTGGAGGAACTACTCAAATATGATTCAAGTTTAAGAAATATTATTCATACCAAGATTGTGTGAATCCCCGTATTTTTACGTATTGTTTGATTTATTGCCAAATTTTTTGGTCTTTAGATGATTTAAGACTTcctaataatttcttcaaatgtcAATAACTTTAAAATTTTGAGTCAGGAACGGTCTTAAACGACTCACTTTTCATGAAATCCTctcaaaattcaagaataacaaGATAACTATAAGCAAATGAAAAGAGCTACGTTTTGagctaacttgaaattttctgggtACCTATATTAGGACCCGAATGTCTGGTTAACTACGTTAATAGGCAAAATCCGAATAGGGGTTCCGTTCAGAATTTagttttcataataattcaaaaactgcGGATACGATCTTGATTAAAATTCAGATTTGGgtttaaaataaatatttcaagctcTCATtggaatttcatgttgatcgtgtatccagaaccatagaaaattcaagaataatatctAAAGAATATTACTCAATATATTTGTGACCATCATAACCGTAGTGGAGATTTTAGGtgtttatatgaaataacaattttaagtttCGTGCGAAATTTAACCATCAgaaccatgaaaaattcaagaagcatCACAAAACAAATGAACGAATCACTGACTTGAtgccaggagcttttgagcgctcgttataGGTATATACAAGGGTTCTCAGAGTTTGGAACCAATCTAAATGAGGACTTGAGAATATTCTCTCtatattctatatttttttcagataaaattatcgttccgaagatttaattcgatggtgaggaatatcagtcacaaggaacagttgtatacaatttattcaatggcaacgtttctgagcatttagctccttcatcaggctaaaaacaaaaaccaatttataaacaacggcatggatcatacaattggtgtagcaataaagataaaaaatacataaaatgatgtcgctatacaataataaatatgaaatataaactagatgacaaataacaatgaatataaatataaagcaaaacaacATGAAACAATTATATTCTATATAATTCTATAATTTCCTCACGATATCTGTACTTATCGAATAGCAAACTGAGATTGATCTTAAAAGGAGAAAATGATGAAGAATTCAGAGACATCATATTCAATTCTGCCCGTAAATTCAATAACTTTAAATTTGATCTCGAATGCTCATGTTcgttggaattgaaaaattgacatGTTTGAAACGATCGATTCAAAAATTTGTATATATGCTAAATACTTAATTTTATATAGAACGAAAAGAACCATGGAATATTCAAGAAGACCatcggagaaaaaatatatttcagtaaAAACAGAAACGATCGAGTTAAAATTTAGTAATACCTATTTGAaacaagaagaaaataaaattataaaaaaagaaaacaaccgCCGATTTAACTTTTGGAGACCACAAAATTGTATATCGATATATTTGGTATCCAAGGGCGTtattggcgcatgaataaacaagtcaaaacaataaaaaatcccTGACTTCATTTCAGTGCTttgttgtcacggaaatattggtatgcatttctttttcaatatttttcttgaattttctatgattctgattatGTGATCAGCacttagtttgaaatttttaggtcATACCAAAAACGAAAATCGCAAcactgatgatatttttctttttcttgaaatttctttGATTCTTGTTATGCAATGGGCATGAAATTCTGCAAGAGCTTATATTGTTActttaaattttcatctcgatcgaattttcagttatgaaatgattgaaaaacaaatattcgaACAGcgatatgaactcagaacctttTGTGATTTATTAATTACACTGATGTGatttattaattacatatcaagcgctcaaaagctcctgactcccTGACGTCAGTATGCTTCCTTGTTAATCAATCAATTTGATCTTCGgataatttttggttttttgatcatttttgaatttataatttataaaaaattcatgcaAAAATTTACTTCAAGACCtactgcaacgattttgcacgcttcattccatgttacgctactggaatttttgaagacgcggtaatttgtcaattaatcgtttcatatcgtgtactttcGGATCTGCGCGttcctggagagaattttctgaaagattttcaatgatgattgagactccagtaagaataagtagatttagtagtagatttagatttcagtcattattaatttaatttgagactcggaatcttatttatcggcgagaattgtgtcgggattctcgcacctcccgtgggattagaacgaagaaaacctcccgtgggattagaacgaagaaacctcccgtgggattggaacaaggaaaacctttcttgggattgaaaattatcaagaactacttccttgagatacagaatttgggatagtacgtatgttagaccactttactctctgaatctgaaagaattcctgcgaaatacctggcattatcacaccaacttcgttgaatgaggactggagtactatagcttcctgataagaattggtgttcagaaggctgaagataatatacagaagaggttccatcctagtggcagagtggctcatttaaaatcgttctaagttaagtttctattttattatttgtttggagtgaaaaggatcgatcattgtatattttgattttattaaatttgtaaaaacctgggtaggagttttgttgccaaataagccaaaccacccctagaaattagtccttagagtctcatgggcaattgtaacgttacactaCATACTTGTAATTTTCAGGTCACATGTTTGGTCTAAAGATATTAGTTAAATTCGTTAATTGCTTAAATTCTTCCCAAAATTTCGGGATTGTAGCCAATCTCAATATTTTGTTAGTCCTTGTCAAATGTTCATTCAATATGGTTTTACTTTTGAGGCTTATCTTCAGGACGATAATACTATCGTGATAGTAAAACTATCGCAGGAACCACATTAACTACTTGatagttattaaaaaaaatattattaaagaaaatttaatttctgtaggatcaaaacaataaaaaactatgtataattaataaaatatcgAATTTATTAGACAGTAACAATTTTTTCTGACAATAAAATCAGGTTCATCGTTGAGTGTTCATAAGACACGAACAGTGGCACTTGTTAAGATATATCCTCACGAATAAAAGCATCAAATTCTccaaataaaatcaacataaAAACATCACATATCAGCCTTGCAACCAAGACTGTCCTTTCAACTCAAACCATTTCGCTAACACCACTAATACTCGAAAGGCTTGCCTTGTACCTCCAAAAGATTGAGCTGTTCTTCAATCCAGTTCCTGAACTTGGCCACGTTAGCATAAACACCCGGTGTGTTGGTGTCTCCGCAACCAATACCCCAGGCTACGATTCCAACCTGGACATACCTCTCGGACTGTCCTTTCAGTGGACACACCAAGGGACTACCACCATCTCCTTTGCAGGTGTCCTTTCCTTTCTCACCACCAGCACACACAAAGCTTTTGTGGAGCTCGAAGTACTTgcccaaacgtgtctttctcAACTCGTCCACGCACCTGTCTCTTGGTACCATCGGCAGGTCGATCTTCTTCAAGATCACCTGGTACTTTCCTTCTTTACCAAATACATCTTTACCCCATCCACTAGCAAAGCACCTGGAGTTGTCATAGACCTCGTCCTGCTGAGGTAAACAGATAACATTGACGTTCTCTGCTATTTCCACAGGGGTGTCCAAGAGAAGAAGGGCTATATCGTTGTACAAAGCCCCAGCGTAGTATTCCCTGTGTGAAACCACCCTCTGCACTTGTCTGTCTTGGTGAGGGTACAGCTCCTTTTTGGTCTGGGTATCCCACTCCCCTGCCCTGATCTTGAACCTCTTGTCTTTGGCTGTAACGCAGTGGGCAGCGGTCACTACAACCCTAGGGTGAATTAGAGCACCTCCACATTGGTAGACATTGAGCACGTTGGTTGAACCTTGCACAGTCTCTTCTCTGAGGATGGCGACCATCCAAGGAAACTCCCCGTATTGGGCCTCATTGTCATTGGCTCCTGTTATCCTGAAGGCTATGCCATCTGGATTTCTGTAGCCGCAGCCTGTGTTTCTTTCAGGACGGGGTGCTGGTGTTATGGGAGTTTCGGCTGTTTGGTCTTTTTCGCAACAGATGTCGATGTAGTCGTTACAAGGCCCTTCGTTGATTCTGCAAAATGAAGAAGTCAGTTTTGGTTTGGAAGGAGTTGTATTGAAGGTGTATGGATTATAATTGGGGTTCAAACTGAGCCTTGTGGAACACCAGTTGGGGTTTAAGTAGGTTTTCAATCGCGATTTGATTTCGTATAAATGTAAAGAGTACAATTCTCGAGTATGCATGATTAccttcaatgaatattatacttgtATAGATAATGATAATATTCTATGTTGAAAAGAAGAAATCTCAGTATATATTATGAATTATCTTCATTTAATTCATTGCTTTTAATCGATTCATGCTATGAAATGGTTTTCAACAATCGTATATTATAAAAACCATGAAAATTGACTTTTTTTAGACCAAGCCTTATATTTGAGGCGAACCAGCCTGGATTTGCATCACAACCTTGTTGAGTGTTTGAAGATTAAAACTTGACATATTAAACTTATGTAAGCCTCTTAACGTCTTGAGTTTTTCAAGGTTTGTGTTGTCCAAGGATTTTTAAATTTGTATAACTCGTTGAACCACCAACACTCTAACAGAATATCAATGTGTTAATTCAGATTCAATCTTGTTGGAAATtcgcattattattattttcgaagAATTAATTTGAGTCATGTTGGTACATAATTGAATGGATAATCTATCTGCAATAATGTATGCATCAATTAACTCTTTTAAATGCATATCAAGTTTCAGGCttatataattttctttttttactCGTAGATTTTTTTTATGGGAATAATTTGTATTCTACATACTTCTAGATAGAGACAAATGATATTCATGCATTGATCTCATGTTGTTTTGTTTGATGTGTACTGCATTTGAATAATAAGAGTTGATTCATTACTCGATTCATTATTTCTTCTAACagatttttaaattcatttatagagattaattttgaatagacatttcttgaaatgttgaaaaatttcagaattactTTGAATAGAACTAACAAACGCCATGAAATTCGGCCTAGTCCAAAATATGactacctatacagggtgttccttgaaATGGACCTAAGAATGAAAATGATAGATcactcggatcatttcaagaaaaaaaagtactGTAAACATAGacccgcaaacactttgttttcaagatacagggtgttgaagtttgatttttttagtCCCTTCACTTcacaacttgaatttggcatataaagggtgttttttttcgaggtacataactttaagttggcctaactgttcaagatggcgaccgatttaacagttgtcaaatgatttattctcagtttggtttggcaattcatcatgaatagactcacgcctgaacaacgctcgcaaatagtgcaaaatgagattgccgttgttcccgattttcatgagagaattttgtttggcgatgaagcgcacttctggttgaatggctacgtcaacaaacaaaactgccgcatttggagtgaagctaatcctcaagtgtatgtcgaaacaccgttacatccagaaaaactgactgtttggtgcgctttatgggctggtggaatcattggtccgtacttcttcaaaaacgatcatggccagaacgttacagtcaatggtgatcggtatagagccatgattactaactttttcattcctgaattgaacaaccatgatgttttggacctgtgaattggccttcaagatcttatgatttaacaccgctagactactttctgtggggctatgtaaagtcattggtctatgtggataagccacaaacccttgaccatttggaagacaacattcaccgtgttattgccaatatacggccacaaatgatggaaaaagtcatcgaaaattggacgtccagattggactacatccgagccagccgtggcggtcatatgccagaaatcatatttaaaatgtaatgccacaagattatcttgcggataaataaaattcatgtcaatcgaataatccatcgttgtttcattgcaatttaaagttctatagctctaaaaaaaaacaccctttatttaagttcgtaaaatatttttgaaaagttctTTTAACAATGTTTTTTTCGGTTACTTCGTTGAAAGAATGAAAATCACCATCTCCAAATAAAAACTCACCTTATATCAATGACTCCCTCACCATTGGTGTTGACAGAGCCATTGTTGCAGAGGTAGTATGGTACACAGTTACACTGTCCTGTTCCTGGTATCCCACCTGTGTTTGGATCTAAGTTGAGGCCTCCACCACCGGTATTACCACCTGTTCCAGTGTTACCACCCGTTCCAGTGTTACCACCAGTTCCAGTGTCTCCTCCCCTAGAAGGATTGGGATTGTTTGTTGCAGGTTTTTGTGTAGTGAAGACGGAGTTGATCAAATCTGTAAGATCGCCTCCTTGTTGCTGTTGACACAAGATCGTCGTTGTGCAAGACAATACCAAGAATATGGTTGTTAATCTCTGCATTTTAAATCGGGAATGATTGTTCTTGATCTGGAGTACACCAGTAACCTATAATTATTGGCAATGACTAAGAGTTATCTATTATTTATTAGGTCGACTTCATTGACCTTGCTTGAGTGATAACAGAAGTGATAAACATGCTTTCTTTGATCTTAATGGTTTCCTCAAAACTTGAACAATTTGGTATTAATATGACCAAGTGTTAGGTTCAATACTTTCAATGATAAAACTTGTGAATCTGATTTCCCTGTGATTTAAACAGGTTTGGGTTTTCATGGATATAGCTGCAATATACAGGGTCTCCAGTTGAGGAAGACATAGAAATGTCAAAGAGTTATCTAATTGCTTGAGCActacataatgaaaattttttcagtcaCACATGGCGTTTAGATTTTTCTGGACAGGTCCTAACTTTGTTGTTTCAATAGAACCGATCTaacataattaaattttttcagttctaaATATAGATTAAGATACTTAACACTAATCTTCACTTCGAAAAGAGATTCCTTGAAATTATATATTTGAAGAGCCTTTGTTTGTACATAGACAAAATGTAGACAattgaaaatgaggaaaattcTACAAATTTTCGTTCGAAAACTCTGAaaagttgtttttcagataaatTGTGCCAGAGAATAACTCATGTTCGATATTTGAacaataataaattccaatagaatatcaaatattttgagtgacttatattgaaaaaaaaagatatgtcatcctaaatatctcgaaaaccatcGATATTTTCGAAGTGAAGATGAAGTATGgagaatatttgattttgtCCATTGGACAAACAAATTTGAAACCCATCCAGAAACAAGCTGTGCTaccgaaaataattttattacgCAGTGGTCAAGCAATAAGATTACTTTATAAAATGTTAGATGTCTATCTCTTCCCCAACTAAGGATTTGAAGCATCGCGCCACTATTGCTGAACCCTGTATATGACAGTTGGTTTTACATAACCCGAAGGAGAATAATCGACAGGTTGAGATCGGAAGATCTAGCAGGCCATTGAATAAAAGCCACTTGAGAGTAAacttgaatatttcgaaaacaagtTATTAAGTAGTTTTAAGTCCCCAAATGCATTATATTATGATTGTTAAAAGGCGAACTTTGGGgcacatattttgaaaaattagacAGATCAggaattcatatttttattcaCAAGACTGTATTCAGTACATAGAATCCAAAATTTGCAAACTGTGATAAAAGCTGCAATATTCTTCTGAAAGTTAACACTGAATCAAGCAGAAATCTAGTACTTGTTAGCGGTTTGAAGAATCATACAAAATTTCGTAAGAAACTACCTCaatacaaatttgaatgaagGCACAAAAGATTCTTCGCGTCGgaggttttttcaatatttttttttctgtgaaattgtGATCGTGATAGTTTTCGATGTTTTCTTGACGAGAgatcgatttttcaaaattctctaACGAAAAAACTCATTATGCATTGTATTTTGAAGGTACTACGTTGAATTAAGATTTGAATTCGATGCAATACAAAGACACTCAACTCGAAAACTCACTTTTCAACTCCTCAACAAGAACTCGAAAACAATATATAACAtacgaaaacaataaaatacgTTGGTATTGATGATACTAGGATGACTTATCCAACAATTTTAAGCACTTGAACATCCTCAATCGAAGACTAAACTTGACATTTTCGATGAAACTCACCAGATAAAAACGAAAACTGTGATAGATCTCGCAACAACAACACCTTGAACGTTATTGACGTCACATTCAATAATATACAATTGATGTTCTTGGTCTGTCAGACACAGTGTATACAGAGTCCACCTCCAAAGGAAACCGAAGCTTGTTTCGCTAATCTGCTTATCAATAATCACGGTGTGGTGGGAGGCAGATTTTGTTGGAAACACCAAGTACCAGTTCTTGAGAATTCTTGGATCGCGTTGACCTTTACTTTTTTCCAAGAGGGTATTCCCCTAAAAGAGACACCTTAATATATAGCAGTTCAGGTCGTTATCAGCTTTTGTGTCGTCTTAaaacggaaaattcaaattgatagTATATGAAGCTAGGTGGTACTTGGTTTGATCGTGATTATGTGTGTCAAGAGCTTGATCGAAGAGCTGTTGGGAATTACTTAATTTCATTACCAGTTTTCAGCCTTCGAATCGAATTGATCGAATTTGAAGAGATA
It includes:
- the LOC123671577 gene encoding phenoloxidase-activating factor 2, with protein sequence MQRLTTIFLVLSCTTTILCQQQQGGDLTDLINSVFTTQKPATNNPNPSRGGDTGTGGNTGTGGNTGTGGNTGGGGLNLDPNTGGIPGTGQCNCVPYYLCNNGSVNTNGEGVIDIRINEGPCNDYIDICCEKDQTAETPITPAPRPERNTGCGYRNPDGIAFRITGANDNEAQYGEFPWMVAILREETVQGSTNVLNVYQCGGALIHPRVVVTAAHCVTAKDKRFKIRAGEWDTQTKKELYPHQDRQVQRVVSHREYYAGALYNDIALLLLDTPVEIAENVNVICLPQQDEVYDNSRCFASGWGKDVFGKEGKYQVILKKIDLPMVPRDRCVDELRKTRLGKYFELHKSFVCAGGEKGKDTCKGDGGSPLVCPLKGQSERYVQVGIVAWGIGCGDTNTPGVYANVAKFRNWIEEQLNLLEVQGKPFEY